A genomic stretch from Thermococcus sp. MV5 includes:
- a CDS encoding bifunctional 2-polyprenyl-6-hydroxyphenol methylase/3-demethylubiquinol 3-O-methyltransferase UbiG gives MDDLIKQFDFNLSTLIDFSFFNIVKIGLELGVFKELDRTKTLEDLLNSIDVDNKSYLKSLLSTYYELGILEATGTKLSPKRFLRTFTIEYERLRDIIPEWINIQDEIVRMANYAFLSFENSKVMMDFDKDSDFWDIRLSNPLNKLYREIIVKAGGLRDGMRVLDLGCGSVSPVEIGKHVGPNGEYVGVDFSPGLLSIAQQRVKELGMDWVFLKELDITNAIPKRKYDRVVMSFVLEYLPEVHRILIKALNFVDEGGKLIIVEPFRENFENIAAWEFFEKLTKEFRRFPRKSEIFDALEYYGKDAKVKEYGKSVLVLEPTL, from the coding sequence ATGGACGATCTAATAAAACAATTCGACTTCAATCTATCAACTCTCATTGATTTTTCGTTCTTCAATATAGTCAAAATTGGATTGGAACTAGGTGTTTTTAAGGAATTAGACAGAACCAAGACTCTTGAAGATCTTTTAAACTCAATAGATGTTGATAATAAATCCTACTTAAAGTCACTATTAAGTACCTATTACGAGTTGGGGATCTTAGAAGCTACCGGGACCAAATTGAGCCCTAAAAGATTCTTACGCACTTTTACCATTGAATACGAAAGATTACGAGACATTATTCCAGAATGGATTAATATACAAGATGAAATCGTCAGAATGGCAAATTACGCATTTTTATCTTTCGAGAATTCTAAAGTGATGATGGACTTTGACAAAGACTCGGACTTCTGGGACATTCGACTTTCGAACCCATTAAACAAGTTATATAGAGAAATAATCGTTAAAGCTGGTGGACTTAGGGATGGCATGAGAGTCCTTGACCTCGGTTGTGGCTCGGTCTCACCTGTGGAAATCGGAAAGCATGTTGGACCCAATGGGGAGTATGTTGGGGTTGATTTTTCTCCAGGGTTATTAAGCATAGCTCAGCAAAGGGTAAAGGAACTTGGTATGGACTGGGTGTTCTTAAAAGAGCTTGACATAACAAATGCTATACCTAAAAGAAAGTATGACAGAGTTGTAATGAGCTTCGTTCTCGAATATCTTCCCGAAGTTCACAGAATTCTTATAAAGGCTCTGAATTTCGTAGATGAGGGGGGAAAACTAATAATCGTAGAACCATTTAGAGAAAATTTTGAAAACATAGCTGCGTGGGAGTTTTTTGAAAAACTCACAAAAGAGTTTAGAAGATTCCCAAGAAAATCCGAGATCTTTGATGCTCTCGAATACTATGGAAAGGACGCAAAGGTAAAAGAATATGGAAAGTCTGTTCTTGTTCTTGAACCTACCTTATAG
- the eno gene encoding phosphopyruvate hydratase, which produces MENPFEITGIVAREVLDSRGNPTIEVDVYTPVGMGRAAVPSGASTGIHEALELRDGGKRYHGKGVKRAVENVNKIIAPELLGMDVTLQRDIDMFMIELDGTENKSNLGANAILGVSLAVAKAAANTLGMPLYRYLGGANAYVLPVPMSNVINGGAHAGNDLDFQEFMIMPVGAKSFREAIQMVSETYHTLKKILMEKYGKLAVNVGDEGGFAPPMKEVNEPLDALVKAIEESGYKVGDEIAFALDVASSEFYDENKKVYVVGGKEYTREELIDLYNELISTYPIVSIEDPVNEEDFEGFAIVTKELGKKVQIVGDDFFVTNVKRLRKGIEMGAANALLLKVNQIGTLSEAIDAAYLAFRAGYGVVVSHRSGETEDATIADIAVALNAGQIKTGAPARSDRNAKYNQLLRIEEELEGIAYYPGKKFRNPLL; this is translated from the coding sequence ATGGAGAATCCATTTGAAATTACTGGAATAGTGGCAAGGGAGGTATTGGACTCTAGAGGAAATCCAACAATTGAAGTGGACGTTTACACACCAGTTGGAATGGGAAGGGCTGCTGTACCAAGTGGAGCTTCAACTGGAATTCATGAGGCTTTGGAGCTTAGGGATGGTGGCAAAAGATATCATGGAAAAGGTGTAAAACGAGCAGTGGAGAACGTGAACAAGATAATTGCCCCCGAACTTTTGGGAATGGATGTTACACTTCAAAGAGACATTGACATGTTTATGATTGAACTCGATGGTACAGAAAACAAAAGTAATCTTGGAGCAAATGCTATTCTAGGAGTTTCTCTTGCTGTTGCAAAAGCCGCTGCAAATACTCTTGGAATGCCACTTTACAGGTACTTGGGTGGGGCGAATGCTTACGTTCTTCCTGTACCAATGAGTAATGTCATCAATGGTGGAGCCCACGCTGGTAATGATCTTGACTTTCAAGAGTTCATGATCATGCCTGTTGGAGCAAAGAGCTTTAGAGAGGCCATTCAGATGGTAAGTGAGACTTACCATACATTGAAAAAGATTCTCATGGAGAAATATGGAAAATTGGCTGTTAATGTAGGAGATGAAGGTGGATTTGCTCCACCTATGAAAGAGGTCAATGAGCCATTAGATGCTCTTGTTAAGGCCATTGAAGAAAGTGGTTACAAGGTTGGAGATGAGATTGCCTTTGCTCTTGATGTTGCCTCAAGCGAATTTTATGATGAAAACAAGAAAGTATATGTCGTAGGTGGCAAGGAATATACTAGGGAAGAGCTTATAGACCTTTATAATGAGCTGATCTCAACATATCCAATAGTTTCGATTGAAGATCCAGTTAATGAGGAAGATTTTGAAGGCTTTGCTATCGTTACAAAAGAACTTGGGAAGAAAGTTCAGATCGTTGGCGATGACTTCTTTGTGACTAATGTCAAGCGCTTGAGAAAAGGTATTGAAATGGGTGCAGCAAATGCACTCCTTCTGAAAGTCAACCAGATTGGAACATTAAGTGAGGCTATTGATGCTGCATATCTTGCTTTCAGAGCTGGTTATGGGGTTGTTGTTTCTCATAGGTCTGGAGAAACAGAGGATGCCACAATTGCGGACATAGCAGTTGCTTTAAACGCTGGTCAGATTAAGACAGGAGCTCCTGCAAGGAGCGATAGAAATGCCAAATATAACCAACTCTTAAGGATTGAAGAGGAACTTGAGGGCATAGCGTATTATCCAGGCAAGAAGTTTAGGAATCCACTTCTCTGA
- a CDS encoding fibrillarin-like rRNA/tRNA 2'-O-methyltransferase, which produces MNVKKHKFPGVYIVIEDDGSERLATKNLVPGQKVYGERIIKWEGEEYRIWNPHRSKLAAAILNGLKNFPIKPGHKVLYLGIASGTTASHVSDVIGWEGKIFGIEFSPRVLRELVPLVGERRNIIPILGDATKPEEYRAIVTKVDVIFEDVAQPTQAKILVDNAKAYLKSGGYGMISIKSRSIDVTKEPEEVFREVEKELGEYFEVVERISLEPYEKDHALIVVRKP; this is translated from the coding sequence ATGAACGTTAAGAAACATAAGTTCCCTGGCGTTTATATTGTCATCGAGGATGATGGAAGCGAGAGACTGGCCACCAAGAATCTAGTTCCCGGCCAAAAAGTCTACGGCGAGAGGATCATTAAGTGGGAAGGTGAAGAATACAGAATCTGGAATCCCCACAGATCAAAACTTGCTGCAGCCATACTCAATGGCCTTAAGAACTTTCCAATAAAGCCAGGACATAAAGTACTATATTTAGGCATAGCCAGTGGTACAACTGCTTCACATGTCAGCGATGTCATTGGGTGGGAAGGTAAAATATTTGGTATAGAATTCTCACCAAGGGTTCTTAGAGAACTGGTTCCTCTGGTGGGAGAAAGAAGAAACATAATTCCAATACTTGGAGATGCTACAAAGCCTGAGGAATACAGGGCCATAGTTACCAAAGTCGATGTAATATTCGAAGACGTGGCTCAACCCACTCAAGCAAAGATCCTCGTAGATAATGCCAAAGCATACCTTAAAAGCGGTGGGTACGGGATGATCTCTATTAAAAGTAGAAGCATAGATGTCACAAAAGAACCAGAGGAAGTATTTAGAGAGGTAGAAAAAGAACTTGGCGAATACTTTGAAGTTGTCGAAAGAATTTCTCTTGAGCCTTACGAAAAGGATCATGCCTTGATAGTCGTGAGAAAACCGTAG
- a CDS encoding flagellin, whose protein sequence is MKPLFGRKRGAVGIGTLIVFIAMVLVAAVAAAVLINTSGYLQQRAESTGRQTTKEVASGLKIDKVTGHVNSTYTGVDKLAIYISPNAGSEAIDLSQAKVYVSDGDNAYVLTYNQSAFTSESTFDGNVFGTTAKYPTTKTFGIIVIQDADGSVTSSNPTINAGDIVILTVDAESVFGSAIEPRTEVIVEVRPEFGSAGYTKFITPPSYGTDNIVELK, encoded by the coding sequence ATGAAGCCGTTGTTTGGTAGGAAGAGAGGTGCCGTTGGTATTGGCACCTTGATAGTGTTTATAGCCATGGTTCTAGTGGCTGCAGTAGCCGCAGCAGTACTCATCAACACGAGTGGCTACTTACAACAAAGAGCAGAATCCACAGGAAGACAAACAACAAAAGAAGTCGCCAGCGGTTTGAAGATCGATAAAGTTACTGGACATGTAAACTCAACATATACTGGAGTAGATAAACTTGCAATTTACATTTCACCTAATGCCGGAAGTGAAGCAATAGATCTAAGTCAAGCAAAAGTCTATGTAAGTGATGGAGATAATGCATATGTCCTAACTTACAACCAAAGTGCATTTACAAGCGAAAGCACCTTTGATGGAAACGTGTTCGGAACAACAGCAAAGTACCCGACCACGAAAACATTTGGAATAATAGTCATTCAAGATGCTGATGGATCAGTAACATCTAGCAATCCAACAATCAACGCCGGAGATATTGTCATTCTCACTGTAGATGCTGAATCTGTGTTCGGAAGTGCTATTGAGCCAAGAACAGAAGTTATTGTTGAAGTAAGACCCGAGTTTGGATCAGCAGGATATACAAAGTTTATAACCCCACCAAGCTATGGAACAGACAATATTGTAGAACTCAAGTGA
- a CDS encoding sodium:solute symporter, translated as MVVAFILGGASWGATYGLGGIWYGFATGLGLLLLGVTLAKPMRALALYTVPDVLEMRYKSKTIRLLAAMLSLLALVGILGAQVWAASAVFEAIGLPGTAGAVFATLIFIAYTAFSGLWAVALTDFIQIILGSIGVLIAVILGLSKVGGFDGLRMSLSAIPNLPQPTGEYFNFMSLGISLFALTLAATVMYTLIGQDFYQRLFASENEKTARRGAIYSGILLMILSFLPALAGMLALALSSDPQAIIDSPKTAVPKLVITVFGSGIGAIFVAAILAAVMSTADSLLSAATSHVVKDLYQSFIEPEADDRKLLRLSIGTTIAIGILSLVAALTIQGIIELLIYSYDIYTSGVFVPLILGIYWKRATKEGALLGMIAGSLAAVIGVTGVVSFSYWEYIYVSGAIVSAVVMVLVSLITTAKPIEKDFERAFERD; from the coding sequence ATGGTGGTGGCTTTCATCCTCGGAGGAGCTAGTTGGGGAGCCACCTATGGATTAGGAGGAATTTGGTACGGTTTTGCTACGGGACTAGGTCTTTTGCTTCTTGGCGTGACTCTTGCAAAGCCTATGCGTGCTTTGGCCTTGTATACAGTCCCAGATGTATTAGAAATGCGTTATAAAAGCAAGACGATAAGACTTTTAGCAGCAATGTTGTCACTTTTGGCTCTAGTAGGAATCCTTGGGGCTCAAGTTTGGGCAGCATCAGCGGTCTTTGAAGCCATAGGATTGCCAGGAACTGCTGGAGCAGTGTTCGCTACACTGATTTTTATAGCATATACAGCGTTTTCTGGATTATGGGCAGTTGCACTAACAGATTTTATACAAATAATACTTGGAAGCATTGGTGTGTTAATTGCAGTAATCTTGGGCTTGAGCAAAGTAGGGGGTTTTGATGGTTTAAGAATGAGTCTCTCTGCGATTCCAAACTTGCCACAACCAACTGGAGAATACTTCAACTTCATGTCTCTAGGAATTTCACTCTTTGCTTTAACATTGGCAGCAACCGTGATGTATACTTTAATAGGCCAAGACTTTTATCAGAGGCTTTTTGCATCAGAGAATGAGAAAACTGCTAGGAGAGGTGCAATATATAGTGGAATACTGCTCATGATCTTGTCGTTCCTTCCAGCACTGGCAGGAATGCTTGCATTGGCCCTCTCAAGTGATCCACAAGCAATAATAGACTCACCAAAAACTGCAGTGCCGAAACTAGTTATAACTGTCTTTGGAAGTGGGATAGGAGCAATATTTGTGGCTGCAATTTTGGCGGCGGTAATGAGTACAGCAGATTCACTCCTCTCTGCAGCCACATCGCACGTTGTCAAGGATTTATATCAAAGCTTTATAGAACCCGAAGCGGATGATAGAAAACTGTTAAGACTTTCAATAGGGACAACAATTGCCATAGGTATTCTCTCATTAGTAGCGGCCTTGACGATCCAAGGAATTATAGAGCTTCTTATATACTCCTACGATATATATACTTCGGGTGTCTTCGTACCTCTAATACTTGGCATTTATTGGAAAAGGGCAACAAAAGAAGGAGCATTACTAGGAATGATAGCTGGATCATTAGCGGCAGTTATAGGAGTAACAGGCGTTGTGAGCTTTAGTTACTGGGAATACATTTATGTGAGCGGTGCCATAGTATCGGCAGTTGTTATGGTCCTTGTTAGCCTGATAACAACTGCAAAGCCTATTGAAAAGGACTTTGAAAGAGCCTTTGAACGTGATTGA
- a CDS encoding flagellar protein G, translating into MASSVISEIILFIVSLLVAGTVAGGLYIVTQDLADGISTRGTIIAQNLRLDFTIINDPENIPVLDGAYVFYVKNTGSEEFSFTSNTIIVFIDGNLIPPSNLTLTPSTLYPYDVGELRVSTTLSSGYHKLVVVIESGKQREFVFKI; encoded by the coding sequence ATGGCGAGCTCAGTAATTTCAGAAATAATCCTTTTCATTGTTTCTCTTCTTGTCGCAGGAACAGTAGCTGGGGGTCTTTATATAGTGACCCAGGACTTAGCAGATGGTATTAGCACTAGGGGAACAATAATAGCCCAGAATCTCAGATTGGACTTCACGATAATAAATGATCCAGAAAATATTCCCGTGTTGGACGGTGCTTATGTGTTTTATGTTAAAAACACCGGGAGTGAGGAGTTTTCCTTTACAAGCAACACTATTATTGTCTTTATCGATGGAAACCTTATTCCTCCTTCAAATCTCACACTGACACCATCTACCCTTTATCCCTATGATGTCGGCGAGTTGAGAGTAAGCACCACTCTTTCCTCTGGCTACCACAAACTCGTCGTAGTCATTGAAAGTGGAAAACAGCGTGAATTTGTATTTAAAATCTGA
- a CDS encoding flagella accessory protein C, protein MSFSYLKEKFKKKPEKDEKDEIDQLELALSEREVQEKSEEQKKEDEEKITLIMNRLNEIENDLPRIKVNIDTLKSQIQELREEIEKLDKTIKDVMMLYEVVSQEINPFRDLDSENPIVKEIHELKQDLEEIRKEIAQIKGDLKLLAYHGVDLDRIIYEAISEGET, encoded by the coding sequence ATGTCGTTCAGTTATTTGAAAGAGAAGTTCAAGAAAAAGCCAGAGAAAGATGAGAAAGATGAAATTGACCAATTAGAGCTTGCGCTAAGCGAAAGAGAAGTTCAAGAAAAATCAGAAGAACAGAAGAAAGAAGATGAAGAAAAAATTACTCTCATAATGAACCGACTTAATGAGATTGAAAACGATTTGCCAAGAATTAAAGTCAACATTGACACTTTAAAGTCCCAAATACAGGAGCTAAGGGAGGAAATAGAAAAGCTTGACAAAACTATCAAAGATGTCATGATGCTCTATGAAGTGGTATCACAAGAAATCAATCCCTTTAGAGATCTGGATAGTGAAAATCCAATAGTAAAAGAAATACATGAGCTAAAGCAAGATCTCGAGGAGATTAGAAAAGAAATAGCACAGATAAAGGGGGACTTGAAACTCCTTGCCTATCACGGGGTAGACCTCGACAGAATAATATACGAAGCAATCTCGGAGGGAGAGACATGA
- a CDS encoding helix-turn-helix domain-containing protein: MRLVIDPHILRSLHRSELRKKILFYLHEIYPSSTYLSEIARIVRSDPSNVKGALVGMGNRYNGDSSLVYLGLVEEITHNGFRYYRLTEHGKKVVEFLKTYQSYYSRFM, translated from the coding sequence ATGAGGTTGGTAATTGATCCTCACATCTTACGATCATTACACAGGAGTGAACTAAGGAAGAAAATACTTTTCTACCTACATGAGATTTATCCCTCCTCTACTTATCTCTCTGAGATTGCTAGAATTGTGAGATCAGATCCTTCTAATGTAAAAGGAGCCCTAGTCGGTATGGGAAACCGTTATAATGGAGATAGCTCTTTAGTCTATCTTGGTTTGGTAGAGGAAATTACTCACAATGGGTTTCGATATTACAGACTTACAGAACATGGGAAAAAAGTCGTTGAATTTCTAAAAACTTATCAATCATATTATAGTAGATTTATGTGA
- a CDS encoding FlaD/FlaE family flagellar protein → MITENEIDSKLQMLQGKVPNVLIKDLKDKLISKMDILTPEQVDLIMNRVLENYSSQAERLRRLDKRVEEIGKYLEEIRRHLIGKTTDHKEFNENFERIPERIPEVEHQEEIKSYDPPKIELIENNRSGEEEILTEEFQIPKDVREALISPTKMRARLEHLPTDTVSTMIALKWLGFLIERAGMLNLENVLEFYYTIGWISEEVLESLLKYANGTRPHQREPNWKPDDKLTIQDHLISLLFIERLRGTKITPEVLNSLERELKMMNKILEHVYGV, encoded by the coding sequence ATGATAACCGAAAACGAGATAGACAGCAAACTTCAGATGCTACAGGGGAAAGTACCTAATGTCCTTATCAAGGACTTAAAGGACAAATTAATCTCAAAAATGGATATCCTAACTCCAGAGCAGGTAGATCTGATTATGAACAGAGTCCTCGAGAATTATTCAAGTCAAGCAGAAAGACTCAGACGGTTAGACAAAAGGGTGGAGGAAATTGGAAAATACCTGGAAGAAATAAGAAGACACCTAATAGGCAAAACAACAGATCATAAAGAATTCAATGAAAATTTCGAGAGAATCCCAGAAAGAATTCCTGAAGTTGAACACCAAGAGGAAATTAAAAGTTATGATCCCCCAAAGATTGAATTAATTGAAAATAATAGGAGTGGGGAGGAAGAAATCTTGACTGAAGAATTTCAAATTCCAAAGGATGTGAGAGAAGCCCTAATAAGCCCAACAAAAATGAGGGCTAGATTAGAACATCTTCCAACTGACACCGTCTCAACAATGATAGCACTGAAATGGCTAGGTTTCCTCATCGAAAGAGCGGGAATGCTGAATCTAGAAAACGTCCTTGAGTTTTACTATACAATCGGATGGATCTCCGAGGAAGTATTGGAAAGCTTGTTGAAGTATGCAAATGGCACCAGGCCCCACCAAAGAGAACCAAACTGGAAACCAGACGACAAGCTTACAATTCAAGATCACTTAATATCCTTGTTATTCATTGAACGCCTAAGAGGTACCAAAATAACTCCAGAAGTCCTAAACTCTCTAGAAAGAGAACTTAAGATGATGAATAAGATCCTCGAACATGTGTATGGTGTTTAA
- a CDS encoding ATPase domain-containing protein, translated as MARLLKMQIPNDELHRRLGGGIPSGSIIFIEGDRGTGKSIFSQRLTYGFLKNDIQVSYVSTQLTTPEFINQMESLGYSVIPFLIKRKLLFVSLYPLLSSVSKRGKFLPRFLSEERLWERDVIVIDSLPSILPPKIDEETLRQFTEHLKKLSALNKAIILTASPSDLDPSVLSILEEIATMLIRLQVKVFGGDLKNSATIVKYNNAMGIFQKIIPFRVEPKAGFIVEIAAVV; from the coding sequence ATGGCCCGCTTACTTAAAATGCAGATTCCAAATGATGAGCTTCACAGACGACTAGGTGGAGGTATACCATCTGGGAGTATAATATTTATAGAAGGAGACAGAGGTACTGGAAAGTCTATATTCTCCCAGCGACTCACTTATGGATTTCTAAAAAATGATATTCAAGTTAGTTATGTTTCTACCCAACTCACAACCCCTGAATTTATAAACCAAATGGAATCACTGGGGTATAGCGTAATTCCGTTTCTGATAAAGCGAAAACTTCTTTTTGTGTCGTTATATCCTCTTTTGAGTAGTGTTTCTAAAAGAGGAAAGTTTTTACCAAGATTTTTGAGTGAGGAAAGATTATGGGAAAGAGACGTCATTGTCATAGATTCACTACCCTCTATATTGCCTCCAAAAATAGACGAGGAGACTTTAAGACAGTTTACAGAACATCTCAAAAAATTAAGTGCTCTTAACAAAGCCATAATATTAACAGCAAGTCCAAGTGATCTCGATCCTTCTGTACTCTCGATTTTAGAAGAAATTGCTACAATGCTCATTAGATTGCAGGTCAAAGTATTCGGAGGAGATTTGAAAAATTCTGCCACTATCGTGAAGTACAACAATGCTATGGGGATTTTTCAGAAGATAATTCCATTTAGAGTAGAGCCTAAAGCAGGATTCATAGTAGAAATAGCTGCGGTGGTATAG
- a CDS encoding type II/IV secretion system ATPase subunit, which produces MAEISRETLETAMARNPHLREYVEKFTKKYGKVPEFHTQLSRSMKEIKYPNIIYPVGDPLFVHIYGDPKTERRYIVIEPRLRNAEEQAKYEVVKEKILELAPSKIIPENREEFEIFLDQLYNEALQKINNKGFFSRKSVKLTQIEIEKFRYLIKRDIVGIGPLEVLIRDPYIEDIHILGAEYVSLIHKIFDALPTNIKFDSNIALADYFKALSERIGRPVSDKNPIVDGTLPDGSRINIIYSPDVSIKGPSATIRKFSATPLSVVQLVKWNTFSAEVAAYLWLALEYGMSVFVCGETASGKTTTLNSIVPFIKPQSKIFTAEDTPEVIVPHPTWQRLTTRERGPEESRVTLFDLLKAALRSRPNYIIVGEIRGAEGAIAFQAMQTGHPVMATFHAGDIKKMIQRFTGHPINVPVTFIDNLNIALFQQAVYVKGRFLRRVLNVVEIEGYYEELGGVATRSVFEWDSVSDRHIFRGMNNSYILERKIAEVAGYEDPKDIYNELFLRARIIQRMAELGITDYWDVYREIKNFYEKGIQGLSFRL; this is translated from the coding sequence ATGGCCGAGATTAGCAGAGAAACCTTAGAAACTGCGATGGCAAGGAACCCACACTTAAGAGAATACGTTGAAAAGTTTACTAAAAAATATGGAAAAGTTCCAGAATTTCACACTCAATTGAGCAGAAGTATGAAAGAAATAAAGTATCCCAACATAATCTACCCAGTAGGGGATCCTCTTTTTGTTCACATTTACGGGGATCCAAAAACGGAGAGAAGGTACATAGTAATAGAGCCCAGACTCCGGAATGCCGAGGAGCAAGCAAAATATGAAGTGGTTAAAGAAAAAATTCTTGAACTTGCTCCTTCAAAGATAATACCCGAAAACAGAGAAGAGTTTGAAATATTCTTAGACCAACTGTATAATGAGGCCCTCCAAAAGATTAATAATAAGGGTTTTTTCTCTAGAAAGAGCGTTAAACTAACACAAATAGAAATTGAAAAATTTAGATATCTCATAAAAAGAGATATTGTAGGAATTGGGCCGTTAGAAGTTCTTATTAGAGACCCATATATTGAAGATATTCACATATTGGGTGCTGAATATGTATCTTTGATTCATAAGATTTTTGATGCTCTACCCACTAACATAAAGTTTGACAGCAACATCGCACTGGCCGATTATTTCAAGGCTCTAAGTGAAAGGATTGGAAGACCCGTTAGTGACAAAAACCCCATTGTTGATGGAACACTTCCAGATGGATCAAGAATCAACATAATATACAGCCCAGACGTTAGTATAAAAGGACCTTCAGCCACAATAAGAAAATTCTCTGCCACGCCCCTAAGTGTTGTCCAGCTTGTAAAGTGGAATACATTTTCTGCAGAAGTCGCGGCATACTTATGGCTTGCGCTTGAATATGGTATGAGTGTTTTCGTATGTGGGGAAACAGCAAGCGGAAAAACCACGACTTTAAACTCTATTGTTCCTTTTATCAAGCCCCAATCAAAGATCTTTACTGCTGAAGACACTCCTGAGGTTATTGTTCCCCACCCTACTTGGCAAAGACTTACAACAAGAGAAAGAGGACCAGAAGAAAGCAGAGTGACTCTTTTTGATCTTTTGAAAGCAGCGTTGAGATCAAGACCAAATTACATCATTGTGGGTGAGATTAGAGGTGCAGAGGGTGCAATTGCTTTTCAAGCCATGCAAACGGGCCATCCAGTCATGGCAACTTTTCACGCCGGCGATATAAAGAAGATGATACAACGTTTTACAGGACATCCAATAAACGTCCCTGTGACTTTTATAGATAATTTGAATATTGCTCTCTTTCAGCAGGCTGTATATGTTAAGGGACGATTCCTAAGAAGAGTTCTCAACGTTGTTGAGATCGAAGGTTATTATGAGGAGCTTGGAGGAGTAGCAACAAGAAGTGTGTTTGAGTGGGATTCTGTGAGTGATAGACACATATTCAGAGGTATGAACAACTCATATATCCTTGAGAGAAAAATTGCTGAAGTTGCTGGCTATGAAGATCCAAAGGACATTTACAATGAGCTATTTCTAAGAGCTAGGATAATTCAGAGAATGGCGGAACTTGGAATAACCGACTATTGGGATGTTTATAGAGAGATAAAGAACTTCTATGAAAAGGGCATTCAAGGATTAAGCTTTAGATTGTAG